One Misgurnus anguillicaudatus chromosome 22, ASM2758022v2, whole genome shotgun sequence DNA segment encodes these proteins:
- the rab14l gene encoding ras-related protein Rab-14, which yields MATAPYNYSYIFKYIIIGDMGVGKSCLLHQFTEKKFMADCPHTIGVEFGTRIIEVSGQKIKLQIWDTAGQERFRAVTRSYYRGAAGAFMVYDITRRSTYNHLSSWLTEARNLTNPNTVIILIGNKADLEAQRDVTYEEAKQFAEENGLLFLEASAKTGDNVEDAFLETTKKIYQNIQDGSLDLNAAESGVQHKPSVPQGGRLTSEPQPQREGCSC from the exons ATGGCCACAGCACCTTACAACTACTCGTacatctttaaatacatcatcATTG gTGATATGGGTGTAGGAAAGTCATGCTTGCTTCATCAGTTTACAGAAAAGAAAT TCATGGCAGACTGTCCGCACACCATCGGCGTGGAGTTTGGCACCAGAATAATCGAAGTGAGCGGCCAGAAGATCAAACTGCAGATCTGGGACACAGCCGGACAGGAACGATTCAGAGCGGTAACACGCAGCTACTACAGAGGAGCCGCCGGAGCGTTTATGGTGTATGACATCACCAG GAGAAGCACGTATAACCATCTCAGCAGCTGGCTCACTGAGGCCAGAAACCTCACCAACCCAAATACT GTAATTATACTGATAGGAAACAAAGCAGATCTTGAAGCCCAGAGAGATGTGACGTATGAGGAAGCCAAGCAGTTTGCTGAAGAGAACG GTCTTCTGTTTCTGGAGGCCAGCGCAAAAAC AGGCGACAACGTGGAGGACGCTTTCCTGGAAACAACTAAGAAAATCTACCAGAACATTCAGGACGGCAGTCTGGATCTGAACGCGGCCGAGTCAGGCGTCCAACATAAACCATCTGTGCCTCAGGGCGGTCGTCTCACAAGTGAACCCCAGCCACAGAGAGAAGGATGCAGCTGTTAA
- the abl1 gene encoding tyrosine-protein kinase ABL1 isoform X1 yields MGQQPGKFVGDQRRPSLPALPFIKGTGKRETSRQGVQHCNVFTVHEALQRPDFEPSGLSEAARWNSKENLLAGPSENDPNLFVALYDFVASGDNTLSITKGEKLRVLGYNHNGEWCEAQTKNGQGWVPSNYITPVNSLEKHSWYHGPVSRNAAEYLLSSGINGSFLVRESESSPGQRSISLRYEGRVYHYRINTASDGKLYVSSESRFNTLAELVHHHSTVADGLITTLHYPAPKRNKPTIYGVSPNYDKWEMERTDITMKHKLGGGQYGEVYEGVWKKYNLTVAVKTLKEDTMEVEEFLKEAAVMKEIKHPNLVQLLGVCTREPPFYIITEFMTHGNLLDYLRECNREEVNAVVLLHMATQISSAMEYLEKKNFIHRDLAARNCLVGENHLVKVADFGLSRLMTEDTYKARAGAKFPIKWTAPESLAYNIFSIKSDVWAFGVLLWEIATYGMSPYPGIDLSQVYELLEKDYRMDRPEGCPEKVYELMRACWRWNPAERPSFAETHQAFETMFQESSISDEVEKELGKKGKKPTLGPIQQAPELPTKTRTLRRHMDSKDGDSPDAAEAEVAGPLTISRALLDSNLNEDDRILAKDKDKFRMNPFSLIKKKKRTAPAPPKRSSSFGKMDGHLDRRGLGPDCRDEFNSDAFHSLDSSKSVSSNSTTAVGVTNGAPLYPGQLFPSHSRKKGTPTTSGGGGKPATTSPTEEDPISNSKRFLRSSSASSMPPGSDRSEWKSVTLPRDMQSSHFNSGTYERKPALPRKKTDSMQRGGTLTPPPRLPRKSEDVSDEVFKDTESSPGSSPSTLTPKLGRRLQTQTESSKTSALQAELLKPGVISALGASGEECRSRRHKHPSDVPTQREREKGKFAKPKPAPPPPPVSSAKSGKNSRSPALDVSSVTKAKGSSDSSPPSPGSTDQAKGSLSQENAKKIPKNCSKVQPPKTSSTSPTGQLPGMGAGSAVGDSGSNFIPLMTTRRSLRKTRQPSERLSNSAITREMVLESTELLRAAIGRHSEQTGSHSAVLEAGKNLSKYCASYVESIQRMWNKFAFREAINKLESSLRELQICPSATGGANAPQDFSKLLSSVKEISDIVQR; encoded by the exons ATGGGGCAGCAGCCAGGGAAGTTTGTTGGGGACCAAAGGAGACCGAGTCTGCCAGCGCTGCCCTTCATCAAGGGTACGGGCAAGAGAGAGACCTCACGGCAGGGAGTTCAACACTGCAATGTCTTTACTGTCCACG AAGCTCTTCAGCGGCCGGATTTCGAGCCGTCTGGTCTGTCTGAAGCGGCCCGCTGGAACTCTAAAGAGAATCTGCTGGCGGGACCCAGTGAAAATGATCCCAACCTGTTTGTAGCGCTGTATGACTTTGTGGCGAGCGGTGACAACACACTCAGCATCACCAAAGGAGAGA AGCTGAGGGTTCTGGGATACAATCACAATGGCGAGTGGTGTGAAGCTCAGACCAAGAACGGCCAGGGCTGGGTGCCCAGTAACTACATCACACCCGTCAACAGCTTGGAGAAGCACAGCTGGTACCATGGACCGGTGTCCCGCAACGCTGCCGAATACCTGCTGAGCAGCGGGATCAACGGAAGCTTCCTGGTGCGAGAGAGCGAGAGCAGCCCCGGACAGCGATCCATCTCACTGCGCTACGAGGGTCGAGTCTACCACTACCGCATCAACACGGCTTCTGACGGCAAG CTGTACGTTTCTTCAGAGAGCCGATTCAACACTTTGGCTGAGTTGGTTCATCATCATTCCACCGTGGCCGACGGTCTCATCACAACACTTCATTATCCAGCACCTAAACGCAACAAGCCCACCATCTATGGCGTTTCGCCCAACTACGACAAGTGGGAGATGGAGCGCACAGATATTACCATGAAGCACAAGCTGGGCGGAGGGCAGTACGGAGAGGTGTATGAGGGGGTCTGGAAGAAATACAACCTGACCGTGGCTGTAAAAACACTAAAG GAGGACACAATGGAAGTGGAAGAGTTTTTAAAGGAAGCTGCAGTCATGAAAGAAATTAAACACCCTAACCTGGTTCAGCTGTTAG GCGTCTGTACCCGGGAACCTCCATTTTATATCATCACAGAATTCATGACTCATGGAAATCTACTGGATTATCTGCGTGAGTGTAATCGTGAGGAGGTGAACGCTGTGGTGCTCCTTCATATGGCCACACAGATCTCCTCAGCTATGGAATATCTGGAGAAGAAGAACTTCATCCACAG GGATCTAGCTGCCCGTAACTGCTTAGTTGGGGAAAATCACTTGGTTAAAGTGGCAGATTTTGGACTGAGTCGTCTGATGACAGAAGACACGTACAAGGCCCGTGCAGGAGCCAAATTTCCCATAAAATGGACGGCACCAGAAAGTCTGGCCTATAACATATTTTCTATAAAGTCAGATGTGTGGG CATTTGGAGTCCTGCTTTGGGAGATTGCCACCTATGGGATGTCTCCATATCCTGGAATTGACTTGTCCCAAGTGTACGAGCTTCTAGAGAAAGATTACCGCATGGATAGACCTGAGGGATGCCCAGAGAAAGTCTATGAGCTCATGAGGGCCT GTTGGAGGTGGAACCCTGCAGAGCGGCCATCTTTTGCTGAAACCCACCAGGCGTTTGAGACCATGTTTCAAGAATCCAGCATCTCTGATG AGGTGGAGAAAGAATTGGGGAAAAAAGGTAAAAAGCCAACATTGGGTCCCATACAGCAGGCGCCAGAACTTCCCACTAAGACCAGGACACTACGGAGACATATGGACAGTAAGGATGGGGACAGTCCTG ATGCAGCAGAAGCTGAGGTGGCCGGACCCCTGACGATCTCAAGGGCTCTCCTTGATAGCAACCTGAACGAAGATGACCGCATTCTAGCTAAAGATAAAGACAAGTTCAGAATGAATCCCTTCAgcctcatcaagaaaaagaagAGAACGGCCCCCGCACCTCCGAAACGCAGCAGCTCTTTTGGTAAGATGGATGGGCATCTGGATCGTAGAGGATTGGGTCCTGACTGCAGAGATGAATTTAATAGTGATGCTTTTCACAGCCTCGACTCCTCAAAATCGGTCAGTTCTAATAGTACCACAGCTGTCGGCGTCACTAACGGAGCCCCCCTATATCCCGGTCAGCTCTTTCCTTCTCATTCACGCAAAAAAGGGACACCTACGACATCAGGTGGTGGAGGGAAACCTGCCACCACTTCACCAACAGAGGAAGACCCTATTTCTAACTCCAAGCGCTTCCTGAGGTCTTCCTCAGCTTCTAGCATGCCCCCAGGATCCGACCGTTCCGAGTGGAAGTCGGTCACCTTGCCCCGTGACATGCAGTCGTCTCACTTCAACTCGGGCACCTATGAAAGAAAGCCGGCTCTGCCCCGCAAAAAAACAGATAGCATGCAACGTGGCGGTACCCTTACCCCACCACCCCGCCTTCCTAGGAAAAGCGAGGACGTGTCAGACGAGGTTTTCAAGGATACAGAATCGAGTCCCGGATCAAGTCCTTCGACCCTGACCCCTAAGTTAGGCCGTCGACTGCAGACGCAGACCGAAAGCTCCAAAACGAGTGCTCTGCAAGCCGAGCTGCTCAAACCCGGTGTGATTTCAGCACTGGGAGCATCCGGAGAAGAATGCAGATCTCGTAGACACAAACACCCTTCTGATGTCCCCACAcaaagagagagggagaaaggAAAATTTGCGAAACCGAAACCCGCTCCTCCTCCACCTCCCGTCTCTAGTGCCAAATCTGGAAAGAATTCAAGAAGTCCAGCTCTCGACGTTTCTTCGGTAACCAAAGCCAAAGGCTCCTCCGACTCGAGTCCTCCGAGTCCCGGCTCCACAGACCAAGCCAAGGGTAGTCTATCCCAGGAAAATGCcaaaaaaataccaaaaaactGCTCAAAAGTGCAGCCTCCCAAGACCTCGTCTACATCCCCGACCGGACAGCTACCGGGAATGGGAGCGGGTTCAGCGGTCGGGGATTCGGGATCAAACTTCATTCCCCTCATGACGACTCGTCGCTCGCTAAGGAAAACTCGTCAGCCGTCCGAGAGGCTGTCCAACTCCGCCATTACGCGTGAGATGGTCTTGGAGAGCACCGAACTTCTGCGAGCCGCTATCGGCAGACATTCGGAGCAGACCGGCAGCCACAGCGCAGTTTTGGAGGCTGGCAAGAACCTGTCCAAGTATTGCGCCAGTTACGTCGAGTCCATCCAGCGGATGTGGAACAAGTTCGCTTTCCGTGAAGCCATCAATAAGTTGGAGAGCAGTTTGCGAGAGCTACAGATCTGCCCCTCTGCCACCGGGGGAGCCAACGCACCACAAGACTTTTCAAAGCTGCTTTCTTCCGTCAAAGAGATCAGTGACATTGTTCAGAGGTAG
- the abl1 gene encoding tyrosine-protein kinase ABL1 isoform X2, producing the protein MKMLEICLKLVGCKSKKGLSSSSSCYFEEALQRPDFEPSGLSEAARWNSKENLLAGPSENDPNLFVALYDFVASGDNTLSITKGEKLRVLGYNHNGEWCEAQTKNGQGWVPSNYITPVNSLEKHSWYHGPVSRNAAEYLLSSGINGSFLVRESESSPGQRSISLRYEGRVYHYRINTASDGKLYVSSESRFNTLAELVHHHSTVADGLITTLHYPAPKRNKPTIYGVSPNYDKWEMERTDITMKHKLGGGQYGEVYEGVWKKYNLTVAVKTLKEDTMEVEEFLKEAAVMKEIKHPNLVQLLGVCTREPPFYIITEFMTHGNLLDYLRECNREEVNAVVLLHMATQISSAMEYLEKKNFIHRDLAARNCLVGENHLVKVADFGLSRLMTEDTYKARAGAKFPIKWTAPESLAYNIFSIKSDVWAFGVLLWEIATYGMSPYPGIDLSQVYELLEKDYRMDRPEGCPEKVYELMRACWRWNPAERPSFAETHQAFETMFQESSISDEVEKELGKKGKKPTLGPIQQAPELPTKTRTLRRHMDSKDGDSPDAAEAEVAGPLTISRALLDSNLNEDDRILAKDKDKFRMNPFSLIKKKKRTAPAPPKRSSSFGKMDGHLDRRGLGPDCRDEFNSDAFHSLDSSKSVSSNSTTAVGVTNGAPLYPGQLFPSHSRKKGTPTTSGGGGKPATTSPTEEDPISNSKRFLRSSSASSMPPGSDRSEWKSVTLPRDMQSSHFNSGTYERKPALPRKKTDSMQRGGTLTPPPRLPRKSEDVSDEVFKDTESSPGSSPSTLTPKLGRRLQTQTESSKTSALQAELLKPGVISALGASGEECRSRRHKHPSDVPTQREREKGKFAKPKPAPPPPPVSSAKSGKNSRSPALDVSSVTKAKGSSDSSPPSPGSTDQAKGSLSQENAKKIPKNCSKVQPPKTSSTSPTGQLPGMGAGSAVGDSGSNFIPLMTTRRSLRKTRQPSERLSNSAITREMVLESTELLRAAIGRHSEQTGSHSAVLEAGKNLSKYCASYVESIQRMWNKFAFREAINKLESSLRELQICPSATGGANAPQDFSKLLSSVKEISDIVQR; encoded by the exons ATGAAAATGTTggagatttgtttaaaattggTGGGCTGTAAATCCAAAAAAGGTCTTTCCTCGTCCTCCAGCTGTTACTTTGAAG AAGCTCTTCAGCGGCCGGATTTCGAGCCGTCTGGTCTGTCTGAAGCGGCCCGCTGGAACTCTAAAGAGAATCTGCTGGCGGGACCCAGTGAAAATGATCCCAACCTGTTTGTAGCGCTGTATGACTTTGTGGCGAGCGGTGACAACACACTCAGCATCACCAAAGGAGAGA AGCTGAGGGTTCTGGGATACAATCACAATGGCGAGTGGTGTGAAGCTCAGACCAAGAACGGCCAGGGCTGGGTGCCCAGTAACTACATCACACCCGTCAACAGCTTGGAGAAGCACAGCTGGTACCATGGACCGGTGTCCCGCAACGCTGCCGAATACCTGCTGAGCAGCGGGATCAACGGAAGCTTCCTGGTGCGAGAGAGCGAGAGCAGCCCCGGACAGCGATCCATCTCACTGCGCTACGAGGGTCGAGTCTACCACTACCGCATCAACACGGCTTCTGACGGCAAG CTGTACGTTTCTTCAGAGAGCCGATTCAACACTTTGGCTGAGTTGGTTCATCATCATTCCACCGTGGCCGACGGTCTCATCACAACACTTCATTATCCAGCACCTAAACGCAACAAGCCCACCATCTATGGCGTTTCGCCCAACTACGACAAGTGGGAGATGGAGCGCACAGATATTACCATGAAGCACAAGCTGGGCGGAGGGCAGTACGGAGAGGTGTATGAGGGGGTCTGGAAGAAATACAACCTGACCGTGGCTGTAAAAACACTAAAG GAGGACACAATGGAAGTGGAAGAGTTTTTAAAGGAAGCTGCAGTCATGAAAGAAATTAAACACCCTAACCTGGTTCAGCTGTTAG GCGTCTGTACCCGGGAACCTCCATTTTATATCATCACAGAATTCATGACTCATGGAAATCTACTGGATTATCTGCGTGAGTGTAATCGTGAGGAGGTGAACGCTGTGGTGCTCCTTCATATGGCCACACAGATCTCCTCAGCTATGGAATATCTGGAGAAGAAGAACTTCATCCACAG GGATCTAGCTGCCCGTAACTGCTTAGTTGGGGAAAATCACTTGGTTAAAGTGGCAGATTTTGGACTGAGTCGTCTGATGACAGAAGACACGTACAAGGCCCGTGCAGGAGCCAAATTTCCCATAAAATGGACGGCACCAGAAAGTCTGGCCTATAACATATTTTCTATAAAGTCAGATGTGTGGG CATTTGGAGTCCTGCTTTGGGAGATTGCCACCTATGGGATGTCTCCATATCCTGGAATTGACTTGTCCCAAGTGTACGAGCTTCTAGAGAAAGATTACCGCATGGATAGACCTGAGGGATGCCCAGAGAAAGTCTATGAGCTCATGAGGGCCT GTTGGAGGTGGAACCCTGCAGAGCGGCCATCTTTTGCTGAAACCCACCAGGCGTTTGAGACCATGTTTCAAGAATCCAGCATCTCTGATG AGGTGGAGAAAGAATTGGGGAAAAAAGGTAAAAAGCCAACATTGGGTCCCATACAGCAGGCGCCAGAACTTCCCACTAAGACCAGGACACTACGGAGACATATGGACAGTAAGGATGGGGACAGTCCTG ATGCAGCAGAAGCTGAGGTGGCCGGACCCCTGACGATCTCAAGGGCTCTCCTTGATAGCAACCTGAACGAAGATGACCGCATTCTAGCTAAAGATAAAGACAAGTTCAGAATGAATCCCTTCAgcctcatcaagaaaaagaagAGAACGGCCCCCGCACCTCCGAAACGCAGCAGCTCTTTTGGTAAGATGGATGGGCATCTGGATCGTAGAGGATTGGGTCCTGACTGCAGAGATGAATTTAATAGTGATGCTTTTCACAGCCTCGACTCCTCAAAATCGGTCAGTTCTAATAGTACCACAGCTGTCGGCGTCACTAACGGAGCCCCCCTATATCCCGGTCAGCTCTTTCCTTCTCATTCACGCAAAAAAGGGACACCTACGACATCAGGTGGTGGAGGGAAACCTGCCACCACTTCACCAACAGAGGAAGACCCTATTTCTAACTCCAAGCGCTTCCTGAGGTCTTCCTCAGCTTCTAGCATGCCCCCAGGATCCGACCGTTCCGAGTGGAAGTCGGTCACCTTGCCCCGTGACATGCAGTCGTCTCACTTCAACTCGGGCACCTATGAAAGAAAGCCGGCTCTGCCCCGCAAAAAAACAGATAGCATGCAACGTGGCGGTACCCTTACCCCACCACCCCGCCTTCCTAGGAAAAGCGAGGACGTGTCAGACGAGGTTTTCAAGGATACAGAATCGAGTCCCGGATCAAGTCCTTCGACCCTGACCCCTAAGTTAGGCCGTCGACTGCAGACGCAGACCGAAAGCTCCAAAACGAGTGCTCTGCAAGCCGAGCTGCTCAAACCCGGTGTGATTTCAGCACTGGGAGCATCCGGAGAAGAATGCAGATCTCGTAGACACAAACACCCTTCTGATGTCCCCACAcaaagagagagggagaaaggAAAATTTGCGAAACCGAAACCCGCTCCTCCTCCACCTCCCGTCTCTAGTGCCAAATCTGGAAAGAATTCAAGAAGTCCAGCTCTCGACGTTTCTTCGGTAACCAAAGCCAAAGGCTCCTCCGACTCGAGTCCTCCGAGTCCCGGCTCCACAGACCAAGCCAAGGGTAGTCTATCCCAGGAAAATGCcaaaaaaataccaaaaaactGCTCAAAAGTGCAGCCTCCCAAGACCTCGTCTACATCCCCGACCGGACAGCTACCGGGAATGGGAGCGGGTTCAGCGGTCGGGGATTCGGGATCAAACTTCATTCCCCTCATGACGACTCGTCGCTCGCTAAGGAAAACTCGTCAGCCGTCCGAGAGGCTGTCCAACTCCGCCATTACGCGTGAGATGGTCTTGGAGAGCACCGAACTTCTGCGAGCCGCTATCGGCAGACATTCGGAGCAGACCGGCAGCCACAGCGCAGTTTTGGAGGCTGGCAAGAACCTGTCCAAGTATTGCGCCAGTTACGTCGAGTCCATCCAGCGGATGTGGAACAAGTTCGCTTTCCGTGAAGCCATCAATAAGTTGGAGAGCAGTTTGCGAGAGCTACAGATCTGCCCCTCTGCCACCGGGGGAGCCAACGCACCACAAGACTTTTCAAAGCTGCTTTCTTCCGTCAAAGAGATCAGTGACATTGTTCAGAGGTAG
- the exosc2 gene encoding exosome complex component RRP4 translates to MAAEMRLPAVHKHISLPASQLQDDKRLVVPGEVITSDTGFMRGHGTYMDEDRLTASVAGEVERVNKLICVKPLKTRYNGEVGDVIVGRITEVQQKRWKVETNSRLDSVLLLSSVNLPGGELRRRSAEDELAMRDYLQEGDLISAEVQSIFSDGALSLHTRSLKYGKLGQGVLVLVSPSLVKRQKTHFHNLPCGASIILGNNGYVWLYPTPGQLDEEAGGYFTNMEPVSLSDREVISRLRNCLLALGAHKVLLYDTSVLYCYESSLSHQIKDILKPEVMEEIILETRQRLVEHEG, encoded by the exons ATGGCGGCAGAGATGAGATTACCAGCAGTTCATAAACACATTTCATTACCAGCATCACAGTTACAGGACGATAAACGACTGGTGGTACCTGGTGAAGTCATCACATCTGACACCGGGTTCATGAG AGGTCATGGCACATACATGGATGAAGACAGACTGACAGCATCAGTTGCTGGAGAAGTCGAGCGGGTTAATAAACTCATCTGTGTGAAGCCACTCAAGACCAG atataacGGTGAAGTTGGTGATGTGATTGTTGGCAGAATTACAGAG GTGCAGCAGAAACGATGGAAAGTGGAAACAAACTCTCGACTGGATTCTGTATTACTGCTGTCTTCAGTCAATCTACCTGGAGGAGAACTG AGACGTCGATCAGCTGAGGATGAATTGGCCATGAGAGATTATCTTCAGGAGGGAGATCTCATCAGT GCAGAGGTTCAGTCCATATTTTCTGATGGTGCTCTTTCTCTGCACACTCGCAGTTTGAAGTATGGAAAG CTGGGTCAAGGTGTGCTTGTGCTGGTATCACCATCTCTAGTGAAGAGACAGAAAACTCATTTCCACAATCTACCGTGCGGCGCCTCCATCATACTGGGAAACAATGGTTATGTGTGGCTGTATCCTACACCAGGTCAGCTGGACGAGGAGGCTGGAGGATATTTCACCAACATGGAG CCCGTGTCCCTGTCGGATCGGGAGGTGATTTCTAGGTTAAGGAATTGTTTGTTGGCTCTGGGAGCTCATAAGGTTTTGCTTTACGACACAAGTGTGCTTTACTGCTATGAGTCTTCTCTTTCACATCAG ATTAAAGATATCCTGAAACCAGAAGTGATGGAGGAGATTATTCTGGAGACACGACAGCGTCTAGTTGAGCATGAAGGCTGa
- the spra gene encoding sepiapterin reductase a: MNAVKGFGKALVIITGASRGFGRALALEIAGRVDAGSVLILAARSEDRLQELQTHLSRDASQVTVRCVAADLARKEDIERVLTEVKETQRADIDHLLLFNNAGSLGDVSRYCRDFTDVDEVDSFLSFNVSSALCFTAGVLNTVPRRAGLTRVIVNISSLCAIKPFASWVLYCTGKAAREMMFRVLAEEEADLRVLSYAPGPLDTDMQLQARTISADSGIRSECNNLHVQGQLLTCEVSVNKLMKVLLEGNFTSGAHLDFYDV; encoded by the exons ATGAACGCTGTTAAAGGTTTCGGTAAAGCGCTTGTCATCATTACTGGCGCGTCACGAGGTTTCGGTCGGGCTCTGGCACTGGAGATCGCGGGTCGTGTGGATGCCGGTTCGGTTCTGATTCTGGCGGCCCGATCAGAGGACCGACTGCAGGAGCTACAGACGCATCTGTCCCGCGACGCGTCACAAGTGACGGTGCGCTGTGTGGCTGCGGATTTAGCGCGTAAAGAAGATATAGAGCGCGTTCTTACTGAGGTCAAGGAGACGCAACGCGCGGATATTGATCATCTGCTGCTCTTCAATAATGCAG GGTCTCTGGGCGATGTGTCCCGTTATTGTCGTGATTTCACGGATGTGGATGAAGTGGACTCGTTTCTCTCCTTTAACGTCAGTTCTGCGCTCTGTTTTACCGCTGGAGTTCTGAACACAGTTCCGCGGCGCGCCGGTTTGACGCGCGTCATCGTTAACATCAGCTCTCTGTGTGCGATCAAACCGTTTGCCTCGTGGGTTCTGTACTGCACCGGTAAAGCGGCTCGTGAGATGATGTTCCGCGTGCTGGCTGAAGAAGAAGCGGATCTTCGAGTCCTCAGCTACGCACCCG GTCCTCTGGACACAGACATGCAGCTGCAGGCGAGGACCATCAGTGCAGACAGCGGCATAAGGAGCGAATGCAACAACCTGCATGTTCAGGGTCAACTGCTTACATGTGAAGTGTCTGTCAATAAACTCATGAAGGTTCTGCTGGAGGGGAACTTCACGTCTGGAGCTCATCTGGACTTTTATGATGTATAG